The genomic DNA tgcTTAATGGGCACTTGCCCTATATCACTACTCAATCTAAGGTTAAGTTCAATCGACATTTAAAACTTCTGTTTATttacattttgaaaaaaattcaaagattGTAATTTTGTACtgataattcaatttttaaaattaagatttttttaaattttaatttatttagtacttcctctgtcccattGAATATAatccatttctctttttggttAGTCACAACTTAGGTGACTCATTACAAAAAATTGAAacacttttatttataatttatttttttctcttattttattatctccacttaacacgtaaaataaaattgtataaaatctaGTATCGCTAAAGGAAATAATCATCTTTATAGGACTAAGGGAGtacgattttttaaatttggcATAGTCCAAATTTCATTGGCTTACCACTCCTTCTCCGGAGTTtaatgtaaaatcaaaatgtattATTGGACAGCTTTTGATAGTAGCTTTTAATGTTACTCATAATGATTCTCACTTAAATTCAGTTGTCATAAACTCAATATTTTCctatttaaaattgaaatttagaTGTATACACAGTCCATATACTGTAGAGAACCTTCTAATAATATATTTGAATTTCACATCTGGATGTTGATAACTAAGTCATTAGCCTATAAATTttgtattaattctaaattacaAGATATTGTAAATGaagttttttattaataaaaaaattcatgtatttttatataaaaaaagagtTGCTTAAAATTCACAATTTGCAAGTATAATTTGTATACTTGTAGTCAATTAATTCATGAAAATAAGACTTTTCAATTTTAGTCAAAGAAAATTTAACTACTGACTTATATTCTGTTATTGAGAAGACTGAAACAATTTTTGGGATCCACATGCAATTTGACAAATGTCCAGCGTTGTAAACAAAATCTCGTCcatattcaattatttattttctttctaaaaTCATTCTAATTAAATAGTCGTTTTTGTGTAATTTCACCCCACTACCCCAACCAACAAAAGTGCTAAATCCGACGTCATTTTCCAAAAGCCAGTCGGGTATTTCTCATTGGTTATCAAAcagtataataaattaataaaaaagatgGCATGCAATTTGACAATTTGTTATTTCGAAATCGAATTTTATTCTTGTGAATTGCATATTTTtctaaaggaaaaataaaaagaaaaaagcgAAGAAACGAAATCATCTAATTTATCAAGACAGTTGTTGATGGGGGCCATCAAATTTTCCTGTCAAACAATTCGGTCTTCATCATCTGGGACCTTCTTTGGAAATTTATCAGAAATGGTGTGTGTCATAACTCGTATATATAATATAGAGGATgcatttatatactccatcagTATAAATTATGTTtactcttctttcttttctttggTAATTTACTTTTGGATATTGGTATTAAATTTCAATGTTAGATACTCCACATTTTGTTGTAGGATATTGTACTGAATTTCAAATTTAGATAGTTGTATTAGCTATGCTATGCTTGATTTGATGTAAATAAATTGGTATGAAAGAGCTGGTGGTGTACAATTTATAAAAGGCATATTATTAAAAGTAAATAgagtagtataaaaaaattagcagGCGTACAAGGTGTGGGGAAGTATGTCTTTTAAGTCattataatattcattttgttgTGGTCCATGTGGAATCATTTTTCATATCCGAAATTCTTGGATAAAGTCCTGTTTGATATAGAGCGTTACAATTTGCATTCAGCGTTATtctaaaaaaagtgaaaatgcAAAAAGTTCTCAAAAATACCACTCATCTTAAATCTTAATAACAGTAGGATTATCTATCGAGAAATTTCTCTATTTTCCAATAATCTCTGAATAacttttaatcaatatttgtcattcaaaaaaataaaaactgtgTCATACTACAAATAATAACACTCTCACTCATATTATAGatattagaaaattaaaatactcCGGATTCAATAAGATACGTATAAAAATAGGAGCGAGAAAACTCTATATATAGGTGTTTAATATTTGGTAGCTTCCATAGGCTTGCCACTCCTCCTTTCTTCTTGTTCACATTCTGTCTCTCATCACCTCTACCCAAAAGCAGACAATACCCATAGAAATCCCCCACAACACCACAACTATGGTTGGATCTTCACTTCCTTCTCACAATCTCACTCCCAAATCCATCAAGTTTCTATGTAGCTATGGCGGACGGATTCTCCCCCGTCACTCCGACGGAAAACTCCGTTATCACGGCGGCCAAACTCGCGTCCTCTCCGTTGATAGCTCTATTTCTTTTTCCGGTGAGCAATTTATCAACAATTTGTATATATGCTTATAATTGGTGAATTTTCAGTAAATTGTTAAATATAATTGGTGAAGCTATAACTATAATTGTGATTGTGTAGCACATGTAGcatgagtgtttcagatttagGTTTTATTTGGGGAAAATTCTAATATGAATCAAATTACAGAGTTGTTGGTGAAGATGGGAGAGATGTGTGGATCATCGGTGAGTTTGAGGTGCCAATTGCCGGCGGATGATCTGGACGCTTTGATATCGGTAACCTCCGATGAGGATCTAACCAATCTCATCGAGGAATACGATCGGTCGTCGTCCTTGAAGATCAGAGCCTTCCTCTCCGCCCCCAAATCCACCAAAAAGGTGTCTCCGCCTACCTCCTTCAGCAGCCATGCGTCGACGCCGAAATCTGCCTTCGGTATGTACACCGGGGGCGGAGGTTTACCTCCTAGGTGCCCGATCTCCGGCGGTCGGCAGTTCAAACGGATCTCGTCAAAGCCGCCGGCGTATCCGATTATCGTGGGCCAGAGAGTTAGCGGAAAAATTCCTCATCAATTCGTTTATCAGTATCAGATTGGGCAGGGAAACGGTTGCCGCGTCAGTCGCCTCATTCACAACGGCAACCACTGGCAATAGCCGGAAATATTGAATTAGAAAGCTATGGTAAAAATGTAAATTTGATGGTGTATGATACATAGATAGTAtattgatggatccgcgaatttctgatgttagtaaaagctggtagagaatgaaactacatgacacagaatttacgtggttcgatttactgaagtaaatctacgtccacgggaagaagggagggcaagattgtattgcttgatctgggattacagcttacaacacagacttgctatatgattttatctctagagagcttaaccttcttctatctgatctaagttctatttatatcttgaactaagatcgtggcttgcatcaccaccctaagtcgtggatgtcgtgtaggtcatggcctaagatcgtggatgtagcgtaggtcatggcctacgatcgtggcctgagttgacaccacgtggtagtgggtgtgttggacatcctgtatgggtccactaactccttgttcggtcgaatactgagaccgaactgctttggttgccgatctgagagtagagcttgatgccgacctgagagcagagcttgattggatggcttttaccgagctgtaggctgaggccgaactctttggtaatgccgaactcatactcctgctttggttgccgatctgagagcagagcttgataggttggcttttaccgagctgtaggctgaggccgaactctttggtaatgccgaactcatactcctgctttggttgccgatctgagagcagagcttgataggttggcttttaccgagctgtaggctgaggccgaactctttggtaatgccgaactcatactcttccttgggctttgggctgatgggctttgggctgatgggccgtcattgctgttgggcttgtttagtacgcaccccatcactaccccccccgaaaagcgaagtgaatcacttcggcgaagcgagtcacttcggcattctgaaaAAGGggacgggggaggctgaagtcaggggacgtgccctgcgcgtgactgcattaaatgcggcattaaatgcgacagtaaaatccggccgtcgaatcctgaaaaggtgggatatgaaacggtgtgatgatttgaaatcttttccaaatctgataaataccgcctttcttcatcatttgaacacctttgctattggcttcttctgcactctctatcttttgcgtgaaaaatttccttccgctttcaaaaatttcctcaggatttcttcaaactttcaaagagtaagaaccatgtctgcttcttcttcgtctgagtctggtagcggtagaaaagggggtaaggggtcttctagccggaaagaatccggggagaagaccgtagagtattttcacagtatcttgagtaaggatactgtgatatccctttacgaaaaatactcttttcctggggggaaggcggtggttcccgacgatgatcatagggctaacgacccgccggagggttatgccaccgtttacgaagcctgcttagaatgcgggcttcgtttccctcttcccccaccttttgtagagcttcttgatttttttcaactccctttaggtcaggtgactccgaactcttggaggcacttgtcggcttttgctgccgaactccgtaggttagataaggatctgtctctgcgggcaatccttaattttttccaatttaaaaggaagggatcttggttttacttgatccccttacagccgtttagggcattctgcaaaaccaagtggccgaaatggcaaaaccgcttc from Salvia splendens isolate huo1 unplaced genomic scaffold, SspV2 ctg595, whole genome shotgun sequence includes the following:
- the LOC121790712 gene encoding uncharacterized protein LOC121790712; the encoded protein is MVGSSLPSHNLTPKSIKFLCSYGGRILPRHSDGKLRYHGGQTRVLSVDSSISFSELLVKMGEMCGSSVSLRCQLPADDLDALISVTSDEDLTNLIEEYDRSSSLKIRAFLSAPKSTKKVSPPTSFSSHASTPKSAFGMYTGGGGLPPRCPISGGRQFKRISSKPPAYPIIVGQRVSGKIPHQFVYQYQIGQGNGCRVSRLIHNGNHWQ